One genomic segment of Alphaproteobacteria bacterium HT1-32 includes these proteins:
- a CDS encoding zinc-binding dehydrogenase, producing the protein MKAVVVRAYGEADQLVLADMPVPSPGAGEVLVRQSVAGLNFIDIYVRSGLYKKSDTYAQTLPLIIGMEGGGVVEALGEGVQDLAVGDRVAYCLNLGSYAEYAVVPAWKLTAVPSTVGLDVATALMLQGSTAHYLTHSLFPLQPGQTCLFHAGAGGVGQLAIQLAKIRGATVITTVGSAEKAAIARDRGADHVIQYNEENFAERVAEITGGEGVHVVYDSVGKATFDNSLKSLRKRGTLVNFGAASGPVEAVSPLGLAEAGSVFFTRPHLADYIPDAATRRARATDLFRLHEEGRLEVTLDRRWPLAEAAEAQRALEGRQSRGKLLLDI; encoded by the coding sequence ATGAAGGCGGTAGTTGTCCGTGCTTATGGTGAAGCGGATCAGCTGGTCCTCGCTGATATGCCGGTGCCGTCCCCCGGTGCAGGTGAAGTGCTGGTCCGTCAGTCGGTTGCGGGTCTGAACTTCATTGATATCTACGTCCGTTCCGGCCTGTACAAGAAGTCTGATACCTATGCCCAGACCCTGCCCCTGATCATTGGTATGGAGGGGGGCGGTGTCGTTGAAGCGCTGGGTGAGGGGGTGCAGGATCTGGCAGTCGGTGACCGGGTGGCCTATTGCCTCAACCTCGGATCTTATGCCGAATATGCTGTGGTGCCGGCCTGGAAACTGACAGCGGTGCCGTCAACGGTTGGTCTGGATGTGGCGACGGCCCTGATGTTGCAAGGATCGACGGCTCATTACCTCACCCATTCGCTGTTTCCGTTGCAGCCGGGACAGACCTGTCTGTTTCATGCAGGTGCCGGTGGTGTCGGACAACTGGCGATCCAGCTTGCCAAAATCCGGGGAGCGACGGTGATAACCACGGTAGGGTCAGCAGAGAAAGCCGCAATTGCCCGCGACCGGGGCGCGGATCATGTGATTCAGTATAACGAGGAGAATTTTGCTGAGAGGGTGGCAGAGATTACCGGCGGGGAAGGTGTGCATGTGGTCTATGATTCTGTCGGCAAGGCGACATTCGATAATTCACTCAAATCACTGCGCAAGCGGGGGACGCTGGTGAATTTCGGTGCTGCATCCGGGCCGGTTGAGGCGGTCTCGCCGCTTGGTCTGGCCGAGGCCGGGTCAGTCTTTTTTACCCGGCCGCATCTGGCGGATTATATCCCGGACGCAGCCACCCGGCGGGCGCGGGCCACTGATCTGTTTCGCCTGCATGAGGAAGGCCGGCTGGAGGTGACGCTGGACCGGCGCTGGCCACTGGCAGAGGCCGCTGAGGCACAACGCGCACTGGAAGGTCGGCAAAGCCGGGGCAAACTGCTGCTGGATATCTGA
- a CDS encoding TauD/TfdA family dioxygenase, which produces MTKHQAVTVHPVSDVIGAEVRGVDLSSISDGDFATLYSAWLDHQVVLVRNQTLDDSNLVAFSRRFGELDIAPPNENGQRHASGFAEVFVISNVIEKGEAIGSLGAGEAVWHTDMNYLPAPPMASMLHCLETPPAGGKTGFMNMYAAYEALPDDLRRRVDGLQIKHDSTTNSAGYRRQGASAVDDITTSPGQLHPIVRYHPETGRPALYLGRRLYAWVAGLSVAESDALLDELWTHAAREEFAWHHSWQPGDLLIWDNRCTMHRRDPFDPAARRIMHRTQIRGREGEPFSGRDRAAA; this is translated from the coding sequence ATGACAAAGCATCAGGCCGTAACAGTTCATCCCGTCTCGGATGTCATCGGAGCAGAGGTCAGGGGAGTCGACCTCTCCTCAATCAGCGACGGTGATTTTGCGACACTCTACTCAGCATGGCTGGATCATCAGGTCGTACTGGTTCGCAACCAGACGCTCGACGACAGCAATCTGGTCGCATTCAGCCGACGGTTCGGTGAACTTGATATTGCGCCGCCGAATGAGAATGGCCAGCGCCATGCCTCCGGCTTTGCAGAGGTTTTTGTTATCTCCAATGTAATCGAAAAAGGGGAGGCGATCGGCAGTCTGGGGGCCGGGGAAGCGGTATGGCATACAGACATGAACTATCTTCCGGCTCCGCCGATGGCGAGCATGCTGCATTGTCTGGAAACACCGCCAGCGGGAGGCAAGACGGGGTTCATGAACATGTATGCGGCTTATGAGGCTTTGCCGGATGATCTGCGGCGGCGCGTTGACGGATTACAGATCAAGCATGATTCGACCACCAACAGCGCCGGATATCGTCGCCAGGGAGCCAGTGCGGTGGATGACATCACAACCTCGCCGGGGCAGCTGCATCCGATTGTACGGTATCACCCGGAAACCGGCCGTCCGGCGCTTTATCTCGGTCGCCGGCTCTATGCCTGGGTTGCCGGACTGTCGGTCGCGGAATCTGATGCCCTGCTGGATGAACTCTGGACCCATGCAGCGCGTGAGGAATTTGCCTGGCATCACAGCTGGCAGCCGGGTGACCTGCTGATCTGGGATAACCGCTGCACCATGCATCGACGTGACCCGTTCGACCCTGCAGCCCGCCGCATCATGCACCGCACCCAGATCAGGGGGCGTGAAGGTGAGCCGTTCTCCGGCAGAGACAGGGCCGCAGCATGA
- a CDS encoding helix-turn-helix domain-containing protein — protein MNDVSQDSLRGSALAKSLAILDVVMASPGPVSLAEIARQLDMPRQTAHRLTGQLLETGLLQRDPEKDHYLVGHRAIDVGLAALQAGARIAPVDAVLRRLVADINETCNLGVMDRSQVLYIHRVECDWPLRMQLAAGSHVSLHATAMGKLFLAWLPKRTRERLISGPLERYTDNTITDMAALEDQFRLIRSRGYSLNHEENMTGLIGIAVPVPDAGGRPIAALSVHAPVFRLPLGRAQEHFQRLKVAADDLAKCYQTSEKNQEE, from the coding sequence ATGAATGATGTATCGCAGGACAGTCTCCGGGGCTCGGCGCTGGCAAAGTCGCTGGCCATTCTTGATGTGGTGATGGCGTCACCGGGGCCGGTCTCGCTGGCCGAGATCGCCCGTCAGCTCGACATGCCCCGCCAGACTGCGCATCGCCTGACCGGCCAGCTGCTGGAAACCGGTCTGCTGCAACGCGATCCGGAAAAGGATCACTATCTGGTGGGCCATCGTGCCATTGATGTCGGGCTGGCTGCCCTGCAGGCAGGAGCCCGGATTGCGCCGGTCGATGCGGTCCTGCGGCGGCTGGTGGCGGATATCAACGAAACCTGCAATCTCGGCGTTATGGACCGGTCGCAGGTGCTTTATATTCACCGTGTCGAATGCGACTGGCCGCTGCGAATGCAACTGGCGGCGGGCAGTCATGTTTCCCTGCATGCGACAGCCATGGGGAAACTGTTTCTTGCATGGCTGCCGAAACGGACCCGGGAACGTCTGATTTCAGGCCCGCTGGAACGTTATACGGATAACACCATTACTGATATGGCCGCGCTGGAAGACCAGTTCCGGCTGATCCGCAGTCGTGGCTATTCCCTGAATCATGAAGAAAACATGACCGGGCTGATCGGTATCGCGGTGCCGGTTCCGGATGCCGGGGGGCGTCCGATAGCTGCCCTGTCCGTTCATGCCCCGGTTTTTCGTCTGCCGCTTGGGCGCGCACAAGAACATTTCCAGCGGCTGAAAGTCGCCGCAGACGATCTCGCAAAGTGCTACCAGACATCAGAAAAGAATCAGGAGGAGTGA
- a CDS encoding acetylglutamate kinase: MKPDLLPPSLEDLTALAEQALEIIPPALLCYTAGVAVLVEELPDDDICAELELDTPFDILGLYSGVPFGEREGGGVARQPDMIFLYRRPILDYWCETGEDLGYIVRHVLIHEIGHHFGLSDEDMDRIEDDLD, translated from the coding sequence ATGAAACCTGATCTGTTACCCCCGAGCCTTGAAGACCTCACCGCCCTTGCCGAACAGGCGCTGGAGATTATTCCCCCTGCGTTGCTGTGCTACACGGCGGGTGTTGCCGTGCTGGTTGAGGAACTGCCGGATGATGATATCTGCGCGGAACTCGAACTCGATACGCCGTTTGATATTCTTGGCCTTTATAGCGGTGTGCCATTCGGTGAGCGTGAAGGCGGCGGTGTCGCCCGGCAGCCGGACATGATTTTCCTCTACCGTCGCCCGATCCTGGATTACTGGTGCGAAACCGGGGAAGACCTGGGGTATATCGTTCGCCATGTGCTGATCCATGAAATCGGCCACCATTTCGGACTGTCGGATGAAGACATGGACCGGATCGAGGATGATCTCGACTAA